In Dermacentor silvarum isolate Dsil-2018 chromosome 10, BIME_Dsil_1.4, whole genome shotgun sequence, the genomic stretch TTCGATTATAGAACTATGGCACAGCAGTGCTGATACATTCACAAACACACATCCCGTAGCTTTATGAAACGAAACATACGATCGAGCTAGATGCCGGTGTTCTTACTAACAGTGCGACTTGTTGCAAACGGCCACCGGCGAAGACAAGGACGGGGCTTGCTCTTTCACAGACCGCTTATCAGAAGTAGCAGGGCATACGTGCTAATCATCTGCGGCACTCAGCTCAGATGCCTTGCTAATCGGCTTGAACGATTGCGTTGTAGCATCTTGCATACCTTGCACGCTGCTGATGACTGCgagtttgttgttgttgccttccGTACTGCCTTTTGTCGTCTTTGACTTCATGGCCTGAACAAAGGTTACTTTGATGTACTTGCAGCTGTTCTTGCGGCCTAAAGTCGGCAATATTTATGCATTGTAATGACACCTGACGTCTTAATTGTTTTCTATAGGCTAACAACGCCAGCTCAAACCCCTTTGGTGATGACGGCTGCAACACGCACATTGAAGAAGATGCGGACGTAAGTATACGTATGAGAAACTTTTTGAGCATTTGCAGTGGTCACAGTGATGATAACAATCAAGCCTGCAGCAGGTCATAAGACTCATGTTCCCTAAATGAAACATGCCTTTCCTCGACTTCAAGAACATTTTCCTAGTGTTGTGGCGTTTTCATTTGAAGTTCATCTGCACAAACCTGACCCGGGAATACCAATTGTCAATGTAACCAAGTGTAATCAATTTGGCCAAAAACCACCCTTGTTTTCATGAAAAGCCTGCTCACAAGGGTCCACCATGCTTTGAGAAAGTTGAGGTTCCATAAATGTGCACAGTGGAATTCTTGTGTTGACCCTGTGCCATGCATCGTAGCTGTTGTATGCTTCTGTATTAGCTAGGCATATCAAGTGTACTCTCTTCAAAAGACCACTTCCACAAGCATTATTGTGATACTGGATATTTGGCCAAGCATGGTGTAAGGAAGCATTGTCTCTTTCACTCCCTGAACCACTTCGTGGCTGCCGTGAACCTCTCCCCTATCCCCAAAAGTTGCAGACCACAAACTGAGAAGTGTTGGCCTATTTTACAGGTACTGCCAGTGGTCATCAATCTTGTCGAGGGCCAGCCTTCGTCATCATGGTTGCAAATGGATGAACTCATCAGGGCAGACAGCTGGGATCCACCAAGTGGAGCAATGCCTGCTGACTCAAGTGAATGCATGAGGTCCTCCCCACATGAGAACTTCAATGGGAGTGTCAGAAACACAGTGGCAGTGTCACCTAAACACATAGAGCTTAGCTTACCGGTTGGTAATTATTCTTTGTATCACCACTTTGCGCACCTTGTTACTGCTGAGAAGGGTCTGAGACCTGCCACTTCTGAAGTCACACTAACCCTCGTATTGGGAAATGcttcttaacttgaagcccacgcttgacttgatctaaatgacgcctgtcgtgaatgTGCCGAAGGAAATGCATTGAGCATTTttggcatgttcacgccaggcaTCATTTACATCAAGCCAAGCAGGGGCTTGAAGTttagatgcatttctgaatacaaGGGTGAGTCATACACAATGATGTTGCAGTCTACTTGACTACCAGATTTATGCATAGCTTTAGACCCTTGGAACCAGTCATTCATAATAGAGGTTGAACAGATACAGTATTTCGCTAGGAAATTTAGTTCTGTGTGAGGGGACACGTCGATTAGCCTTGTTCACCAGGTTTCACCTTCTGGAATTTGCTGTGTGTGTGAAAACAGCAAGACAAAAGTTATTTTTACAACCTGTATCAATCAAGGCATGTTGAATCTGAGTTCCAAGTTGTGCCTACTGAATATCGCTGCATTTAAATCCTTCCACTTGCTTCTTTCCACAGTCCCACAATGATTTTGACGATTGCTTTGCATGACAAATGATGTGCAAGCTTGAGGCCGAAATCTCATTTGATGGTCAGTGTGGTTATAGAAAATTAGCACATCTTGAAGCCAGCCTATTAGAAGGCGCAGTCTTGAGCATCCTTACTTGCATAGAAAACTTTTCTAGGTACTGTGCAATTTCTCAAAACTTTTCCATGCACACCTTGCTGTTAGCCACAAACACTGAAATGCCTTGGCAGCTGCTGATTTGAATCTTGTAATGAAAAGCAGCAGTTCTCAAGCATGGTTGTATCGATATCGTTCTCCCTTCATTGCTGAGGCTCCCTAGTATCCCCATTAAATCTGTAATGATTCCATAAAGGTCATGACTTGCAGTTTGGAGAGCACTGGCTTATCCTGCAGGTCTTGCCACTGGACGTCAATATTGTCGAAGGCCAGCCCTCATCATTGTGGTTGAAAAATGAAGGAGTTACCAAGGCAGACAACTGGTGTTCCCCAAATGGAAAGACATCGGTAAGCCTGAATCCTTCTCCACATCAGGATTTGTTTAATGTGAGCAACAGCAGCACTGTGGTCACAGTGGCCGAACACATGGCTTTTGCTCCCAGTGGTTGGTTGTGATACCTTGCAATCGCCATTTCATTCAGCGACATAGCAATATTTTAATCAACCATTTACTGAGTAAGCTAAATGATAAAGATTAAGTATGGCTGTGCTGCACTTAGTTTGTCTTTGTCTGAATTCTCTCCTTATGTCATCTTTCAGCAAAAAGCTTCCTCATGATTAATGAGCTTATCAAAGCTTCCACCATGAAAAAAAGGAGAGGGCAGCACTGGTGGAGTAACAGCTAAAGATTGAGACGTAGTGGCCCTGCAAAGtcggaaaacaaagaaaaaaagcctTTGATAGATACATACAGTTGAACACCTTTACAGCGAATGCCTCTACAgcaaaatgacctgtataacgaaggattgatTATGTCCCGACTGAATTCCTATGTGTTGTAAATGCCTTTACAACGCAGACCACTACAACGAATTTGCTTGCACAACGAAGGAATTTGGTGTCCCCAGCAGCTGATCTGTGGCTTTACAACAAACACCATGTAGCGGTTCTGCCACTGCTCTAGGCAGACGTCACTGAGTTGCGCTCCACGCTAGCGCTAACGGCAGCACTAGCTACACACTTGACCTGTGTGCCGATGTCAGAAGTAGTCCTGCTGCACTGCTGCTTCAGGGATCATTCAACTCGTATGCTGCTTGTAATCGTAACTGACTACCaccgacgacgtcttcaaagccATCTAGGTTGAAAAGGACGTGAATGTCTACGAAGGCAACAgcgatgaagatcctgtaaattaACCATGAATTTGTTGGAAAGAGAGGCAATAGCAGCATTCGATGATCCACAGCTTTACTCTGCATAGCTCATGCATTTCACcactgagcatgctgtgaacctcgatgcAATAAGGTTGGCCGCAGTCGCACATTCTGTCCCATGAATTGTGGCCGAAAAAACTGTTGGCACCATACTAGTCATGTGATAACACCCTAGCTTTAGTGTTTACCCCGAGTTCTGTTTGTGAAAAACTCAAGCTCTTGATTACTCTTTTTAATCGATCGTAGGCCTTTGCTGCTGACAGCAGAAGAAAAGAGACACAAGAACACCCTCAACTGAATGTCAACAAAACAAGCAAAATATGTCATCGCGGTGTTGGACACAACAAAATGGTACAGGTTTGCATCCGTGGAAAGAGCACTGGTGAGTCCACTTGCATTAGGAATGGTGGTCAAACATTTCTCACTCATCATAGAgttacagtcgccgaccgataaatCGGACACCGATAATTCGGACATGCTCGGTAATTTGAACAGCTTCGCGGCACTGCCAATGGCCCTGTAGACTTAATGTGTAAAGGCGACCAATATTTCGGACAGCCGCCAGCTCTACATTCAATTATGCGGACTCCATCCGTGACTGCAGCGTACGCGAATTCTGCCGCCATTATCTCCTCTGGCAACCTCGATGAGACATGAAGTATGGCCTCATAGATACGAGACATCaagtatggcctcagagattgcacATAAAACGGTAATGTTTGAGGCCTTGTCTCGGTCACAGCACTATGCCTCAAATTAAATTACAAATGCTGATCTTGGAGGCGTTGCCTGAATTGTGAGGTCGCATCAACATAGCGATCATCACATCCTATTCCGGTATCCCAGCGCATGGCCCGCTTGCTCACACCATTCGCTTTGTTTAGTTGGTGTTCCAGACAGCGCGCTGCTAGCTCCAAGAAGTATTTCTCGTGAAGTTATCGACAGGCCGCGTCAAATGGCACCAATGGTCCCCTCGCAGTCTGACTCCGAATGAGTCTTGAGTCGTAGTCCGAATGACCCTGACTCCGCAACTGAAGAGCCTGAACTGCCGCCTACTACAACGAGCTCAAATGCGGACATCATTGATGACCTGCTAGGCTGCAGTGTGCCGATTCCTGCCGCCATTACATTTGAAGACTTTGCAGACGTCAACAGCGCGGTGTTGTGTGCCAAACTGAACGATGATGAAATAATTGAGCAAGTTTCTCCACCGTCAAACAACGACTCTAACTCGGATGATGATGTGCCGTGCGGATCTGACTTGAGCCTTTGCAGTCCTTGCATCAGCGTACAGCGACAACAGAAAACTGGCAGAAATATAGGCATACTTGGTTGCATGTAAGCGGAAGTGTGTGCAGCAACGAATCGACCACTTCTTCCTTGTACAGGGGCATTAAAACctaaataaaattatttttttggGCACATTAGTTTTTTCGGACATTCGTTAGTCCGGACTTACTTACGTTCCCCGtgaagtccgaattatcggtTGTCGAATGTAGTAATAACTTACCCTACAGGAAAATCTGTGATAAAAATGGGGCAGAACCATCTACAATGATTTTCAATGTAACCAAATAGTGTGAACAAACGAGCGAGAGAGAGCAAGAGAGcaagcaaagagagagagagagcaaacgaatgtttttacagcgaagctgttaagggctaggctccccaggatcgtgtccgcatgtagaaaaaaactatcgtcatcagcattgaATAGAGTGTCatcgtctttttgagcgcacgtCCCCTCCCGGcggctgagcccccgctatctctcttctcttgcgccagCCGACCTTTTTTATGCTGCAttcccccctgagtagagttAGGCCagctgcgaggctagcgcggcaagcgTGTTGGAAGCTGCGCCATACtaagttgagccctgctgggaggctaacgaggctaggccggcggcgctccttctttgctggatagatgctatgagcgtcccctttgaaatggggtggtgggttgcgccaccgagCATCCCTCTGCCTCggcgccacctcgtggagtcaTATGAAAATGCCGGGTTGGCAgcgttttcaaacttaggattgtaaaaaaaaatgtgccgcAGTTTTTGCCGGATCTTAGGTTTGCTTCTTCATTATGTGACGTAGGTCACCCTGGCAACCATGCGAGCGCGTTAGCGCTTCTGTGCGCGCCACGATTAgcgtagccgtctttaataaaacgctttgacgggacggtgatcgcgactgtgtacgttccACCTGCAATGCCTATAAAAGACAttgaaacgttcatgatagacatgttcggttagGTGATGCCCAATGATGATACGCCCATCCTCATCGttggggcaatattcactacagcagacccaccatagtcacagcttcgctggcttccatcttcacagtagtggaagggctctgaattgttTCTTTATGTGTTTTTTGACGAGTCCAACCATCAATCCTTCAGAACCAACAATAAAAATGACGGAAAGAGCCAATGAAAGCTATTCGTGTTGAAGTTCCAACTGCAAAAGCACCGCTATGATGCAGTTCTCATTGTGGCCAGGGAAATTATAGTTATATTGGCTAAAATTAATCTTATATAAGGCTAAAAATACTTTAAATATAGTGCAAAAATAAGCATCTGCAAGTAGCATGTATACCTATAGATGATATGTAAAGTTCATTCCATATATTTCTTAGAAGAATCCTGTGGTTATTCAAAATTTGGTATGCTTGAGAGGGTGTACTTGCAGATAATTAGATGGTGCCACCGACTTACTAAGGCTCGTGATTGCGAgtctcgtctgaatcacatcttGTCTGCGCTTTCTGTTGACTTCTACTGAGAACTTAACTTTACCCATACTGGATGTGACAAATGCAGCTTTGTTAAATATTGTGAGCCTTTATTGTTCCGCCTCATCATACAGTTAGTATTTTGTGTACTGTTATTCATCTTAATTTCAGCTTATGTTGGGCAGGTTTATGAGCAGCCAACAAcctattatttttattattattattattgtcatcatcatcatcataagaaATTTAAGTAATACAATGAAAGATTGTGAAAATATTGTGAGCAATCGATTTGTGCTTTGCACATTGCAATGAGTGTGGTGTGTTATAATTTGATAAAATCTTGGCACCTTCAGAAGCATTATTCTGCTGTTCGTGGTCATTaaagaaacgcccgtgtgcttgcgttctagtgcacgttaaagaaccccaggtggtcaaaattaatccggagccctccactacggcgtgcctcataatcagaactggttttggcacgtaaaaccccagaaaaaaagaagtaaacaaaaCCACAGTGCACTCTCAAGCTCAAGCACTTCACCCGCTGCCTACCAGAGGCGTGATGGCAGGCCTCGCAATAATATACATTTCTAGAGAACT encodes the following:
- the LOC119431374 gene encoding uncharacterized protein LOC119431374 isoform X1, coding for MPRSCDVLGCPNGAGNSAVSYHVVPRDEPRRSEWLAAVPMRKREGRARPKLMVCSLHFSPCDYVYDPTLRVLLGCNQRPALSRTAVPTIAPLTRQELALLQQIGSVDTANNASSNPFGDDGCNTHIEEDADVLPVVINLVEGQPSSSWLQMDELIRADSWDPPSGAMPADSSECMRSSPHENFNGSVRNTVAVSPKHIELSLPVLPLDVNIVEGQPSSLWLKNEGVTKADNWCSPNGKTSAFAADSRRKETQEHPQLNVNKTSKICHRGVGHNKMVQVCIRGKSTGAQVNMIMKDIMSQGLQTDISDMTMLTSASTQT
- the LOC119431374 gene encoding uncharacterized protein LOC119431374 isoform X2; protein product: MPRSCDVLGCPNGAGNSAVSYHVVPRDEPRRSEWLAAVPMRKREGRARPKLMVCSLHFSPCDYVYDPTLRVLLGCNQRPALSRTAVPTIAPLTRQELALLQQIGSVDTVLPVVINLVEGQPSSSWLQMDELIRADSWDPPSGAMPADSSECMRSSPHENFNGSVRNTVAVSPKHIELSLPVLPLDVNIVEGQPSSLWLKNEGVTKADNWCSPNGKTSAFAADSRRKETQEHPQLNVNKTSKICHRGVGHNKMVQVCIRGKSTGAQVNMIMKDIMSQGLQTDISDMTMLTSASTQT